From a region of the Mycosarcoma maydis chromosome 7, whole genome shotgun sequence genome:
- a CDS encoding putative dynamin-related GTPase, with product MSSYQSINRIVQRTGRRSYIAGARSQHVLIRPPLSRFAGHRPSAVDTTLATQLTASARGSRLMHIRAISFNSVPKAAFRAARLPAYGIAAGGGALAYANYKVDEFKDLLGRSYGRLSDRAKEAYNGLSEIGAEALDSARDGWEALSEQMDGIELPKLQTPEFLRNFFVSLNSSQTDADGHDQSKTSGGGGPDPNGAPQLAGAAAVAASSLFGDEDASINSTDAIAQGSTEELMLLTRKLIEVRNILKEIDHESDQLTLPSIVVIGSQSSGKSSVLEAIVGHEFLPKGNNMVTRRPIELTLIHTTTQPGRPTKDTVVEYAEFPGLGLGRITDFSHVQKTLYDLNMAVPASECVSDEPIELRIHSPHVPDLTLIDLPGYVQIASMDQPDELREKIQKLCHKYIQEPNIILAVCAADVDLANSPALRASRQVDPLGLRTIGVVTKMDLVPPEVGAGILSNNKYPLALGYVGVVCKNNLGVFQSSKGHDRATGEGRMSSLVMKQESDYFSTNREHFCAPTRGRNAGVQPMTGTDTLRRRLMSVLEESMGSSLHGIANAVQVELEEASYQFKVQYNDRSITAESYVAETMDALKLRFKEFASNFGKPEVRALLKQALDEKVMDILAQMYWSDARTPELSQLADARKVSPEDLDKYWKYKLDASSSALTKSGIGRLSTQLVVDSIRTQIEHLAQSEPFNHHPDAAQRIVAFSSAILRDRFGLTADQVENCVKPFKYEVEVEPNEWEAGRQRSVQLVEREIGMCDAAFNGIKKVLGGRRLQGAMEYVKHLEERERKRVQAKLRAREAAASTEEVDQEDDSNDPTRPDYNSALLIKAREALFLTERSKMLRTRLSTLSSKRCRSGPGAKAFCPEALLNIVADKLTYTAVMFINIELLSEFFYQFPREIDAKLVYDLDKAELAKFARENPGVKRHLDLQERKEKLEMVMDKLADLVKIYNDKSGRDKLGASSRWSFF from the coding sequence ATGTCTTCCTACCAAAGCATCAACAGGATCGTACAGCGTACTGGCCGCCGCTCGTATATCGCTGGCGCGCGCAGTCAGCATGTACTTATTCGTCCACCTCTTTCACGCTTCGCAGGCCACCGACCTTCCGCCGTAGATACCACTCTTGCCACTCAGCTAACCGCCTCGGCGCGCGGCAGCCGTCTCATGCATATACGCGCCATCTCCTTCAACTCGGTCCCTAAAGCTGCCTTCCGGGCCGCACGTCTTCCCGCTTACGGTATCGCTGCAGGCGGAGGCGCGCTCGCCTATGCCAACTACAAGGTCGACGAGTTCAAGGACCTACTCGGTCGCTCGTACGGACGCCTCTCGGATCGCGCCAAGGAGGCATACAACGGTCTGTCAGAAATCGGTGCCGAAGCACTCGACAGCGCAAGAGACGGTTGGGAGGCGCTCTCGGAGCAGATGGacggcatcgagctgccCAAGCTGCAAACGCCCGAGTTTCTGCGCAACTTTTTTGTCAGTCTCAATTCGAGCCAAACGGATGCAGATGGACATGATCAGTCCAAGAcgagcggtggtggagggCCCGATCCCAACGGCGCGCCTCAGCTGGctggcgcagctgcagtcgctgcttcttctctcTTTGGTGACGAAGATGCGTCCATCAATTCGACCGACGCTATCGCCCAGGGCAGTACCGAAGAACTCATGCTCCTGACGCGGAAACTCATCGAAGTTCGCAACATTCTCAAGGAGatcgatcacgaatctgacCAGCTCACGCTTCCTTCGATCGTTGTGATCGGCTCGCAAAGCAGCGGAAAGAGTTCGGTCCTTGAGGCCATCGTCGGTCACGAATTCCTGCCCAAAGGCAACAACATGGTCACCCGCCGACCCATTGAGCTGACCCTTATTCACACCACCACTCAGCCTGGACGCCCAACCAAAGATACCGTAGTCGAATATGCCGAGTTCCCCGGCTTGGGCCTGGGCCGCATCACCGACTTTTCGCACGTTCAAAAGACACTCTACGATCTCAACATGGCCGTCCCGGCCTCCGAGTGTGTCAGCGACGAACCCATCGAACTGCGCATCCACAGTCCTCACGTTCCCGACCTGACGCTTATAGATCTCCCTGGCTACGTTCAAATCGCAAGCATGGACCAGCCCGATGAGCTACGCGAAAAGATCCAGAAACTTTGCCATAAGTACATCCAGGAGCCGAACATCATCCTTGCCGTTTGTGccgccgacgtcgatctcgccaaTTCGCCGGCTCTGCGCGCCAGCAGGCAGGTCGACCCACTCGGCCTGCGCACCATCGGCGTCGTGACAAAAATGGACCTCGTTCCGCCCGAAGTGGGCGCTGGAATCCTCTCTAACAACAAGTATCCCCTGGCACTCGGCTATGTCGGTGTAGTGTGCAAGAATAATCTGGGCGTGTTTCAGAGCAGCAAAGGTCACGACCGCGCGACGGGAGAGGGCAGGATGTCGAGCCTGGTCATGAAGCAAGAGTCGGATTACTTTAGCACCAATCGCGAGCACTTCTGTGCACCCACGCGTGGACGAAATGCGGGGGTCCAGCCCATGACGGGGACTGATACGTTGCGAAGGCGGCTCATGTCGGTGCTCGAAGAGAGCATGGGCTCCTCATTGCACGGCATCGCCAATGCGgttcaagtcgagctcgaagaggcgTCGTACCAGTTCAAGGTGCAGTACAACGACCGAAGCATCACCGCAGAGTCGTACGTTGCAGAGACCatggatgcgctcaagctgcgtTTCAAAGAATTCGCGAGCAACTTTGGCAAACCCGAGGTGCGTGCGCTCCTCAAGCAGGCTCTCGACGAGAAAGTGATGGACATTTTGGCACAAATGTACTGGAGCGATGCACGAACGCCCGAGCTGTCGcagctcgccgatgcgaGAAAGGTGTCGCCGGAAGACTTGGACAAGTACTGGAAGTACAAGCTGGATGCGTCTTCGTCAGCGTTGACCAAGTCCGGGATCGGTCGGCTGTCGACGCAGTTGGTtgtcgattcgattcgaACCCAGATCGAACACCTGGCGCAGTCAGAGCCGTTCAACCATCATCCGGATGCGGCACAACGCATTGTTGCCTTcagctcggccatcttACGTGATCGATTCGGTCTCACGGCCGACCAGGTCGAGAACTGCGTCAAGCCGTTCAAGTACGAGGTGGAAGTCGAGCCAAACGAGTGGGAAGCAGGGCGCCAGAGGTCGGTGCAACTGGTCGAACGCGAGATTGGCATGTGTGATGCAGCTTTCAACGGCATCAAAAAGGTGCTCGGTGGAAGACGGCTCCAAGGTGCCATGGAGTATGTCAAGCATCTGGAGGAGCGCGAGCGAAAGCGCGTGCAGGCCAAGCTACGCGCACGCGAAGCAGCCGCATCTACGGAAGAGGTTGACCAGGAAGACGATAGCAACGACCCCACGCGGCCAGACTACAACTCGGCGCTGCTCATCAAAGCGCGCGAAGCGCTGTTCCTCACGGAAAGATCCAAGATGCTTCGAACGCGtctctcgacgctctcCTCGAAACGGTGTCGTTCCGGACCGGGTGCTAAAGCGTTCTGCCCGGAAGCGTTGCTGAACATTGTCGCGGATAAACTAACGTACACGGCGGTGATGTTTATCAACATTGAACTGCTGAGCGAGTTCTTCTACCAGTTCCCGCGCGAGATTGATGCGAAGCTGGTGTACGATCTGGACAAGGCGGAATTGGCCAAGTTTGCACGCGAGAATCCGGGCGTTAAAAGGCATTTGGATCTGCAGGAGAGGAAGGAAAAGCTGGAGATGGTCATGGACAAGTTGGCCGATCTGGTCAAGATCTATAACGACAAGAGCGGCAGGGACAAGCTGGGTGCGTCGAGTCGATGGAGCTTTTTCTGA
- a CDS encoding putative dUTP pyrophosphatase, whose amino-acid sequence MTSNICSDARTSDEARPTKLAKLEEAGTMSVNSTVRLLVQRHPSHPLAKLPTRGSALAAGYDLYSAEKVVLPQGGRKVVQTGICVAIPDGHYGRVAPRSGLASKHGIDTGAGVIDQDYRGLLGVLLFNLGEQDFIINQGDRIAQLILEKISTPDVQEVESLSETLRGAGGFGSTGGFGTQTTPSTADATAAAVAADLPAEVNAKSS is encoded by the exons ATGACGTCGAACATCTGCTCTGACGCTCGTACAAGCGACGAAGCTCGACCTACGAaactcgccaagctcgaagaggcCGGTACGATGAGCGTCAACTCTACAGtgcggctgctggtgcagcgTCACCCTTCGCATccgctcgccaagctgccTACGCGCGGGTCGGCGCTTGCGGCCGGCTACGATCTGTACTCTGCCGAAAAAGTGGTGCTTCCACAAGGCGGTCGCAAGGTGGTTCAGACCGGTATCTGCGTCGCGATTCCCGACGGACACTACGGCCGTGTTGCACCGCGTTCAGGGCTTGCGAGCAAACACGGCATTGACACGGGAGCCGGTGTGATCGACCAAGACTACCGTGGCTTGCTCGGCGTCTTGCTGTTCAACTTGGGCGAACAAGACTTCATCA TTAACCAAGGTGACCGCATCGCTCAGTTGATCCTTGAGAAGATCTCGACACCCGACGTTCAAGAAGTTGAAAGCTTGAGCGAGACTCTTAGGGGTGCTGGAGGGTTTGGGTCGACAGGTGGATTCGGTACGCAGACCACACCCTCGACAGCCGATGCTACCGCCGCGGCTGTCGCTGCCGATTTACCTGCTGAGGTCAACGCCAAATCCTCTTGA
- a CDS encoding CORVET complex membrane-binding subunit VPS8 produces MEHKDSADLNPWGAEPSYAQRLSSYQAEQDADYHQQLDDLLNSPKASRFSVPHDASTNNGTFLNGNHVHHQDDDNDNDDDFVYDGIDAAAAPSAWTPDDSTVSSEMSSDTYSAKLKDILGSDDDDAGRDQHADLTIERPARSSITSPSSPTTQKAPVLQVDADTSSNTTPRHTDQAPSDDSFSFRYPHPLPNDVSFDTRSSTSSQRHRIPSQPSSLRILTPRSTSGIGFSLLRQSSTMASSSTPQRPMAYPSISRLRASMGRATGSSFALPKHLNDVSGASSAHLPGTPSVPSSPRKARSPLPFEFTANGLSAAAAAAHSSKDDDASRSAIAESSITQRSRQSSYSTSVSGSIFGQNKPRRSRASFPYGGTSNGPLVPTAQSATSLHFRHQCKVESRRCHPVPTVLAVAGGLIAVGTRGGRSMVCDFAQQPIASCGHDGGNHGDPVTALAFSSDHSFLGVGHASGNIFLYDLSSPGRAARHVPPVPLSSVKAGKKEGHLSGSAIVHIGFIGLRHTAIVTADIKGLAFYHALGKILGVSSNDTLRLLGKYPQYEHEDELGLGDTKKRNTIFQLSPLPLGPRPHSADETSFIAMITPTKMVLVGLKPSPRTWYRKVNRAQPTEKQDIAAPVNEQPVQEPSCLAWYPASTETDGKRRRQTNPILAFSFGATLHLVRLKVKRVDQPPDPRNPRSTNGAGAGSGSNVVGEEVDPVELTGENGIEEPDHIVALQWFSPDLLLLTTTSGLALFDCRAGKVTERMRGGSASAILAKTVEQRYYDAVLLGKHYDPHTETQDNHTNSNGTNRVRSWALNHSVRISKGRCFFLTESDLVVGTLLSWADRLLLYVVQGDFLSAIELATLFHQGKFLGSAVGLPSDPNERTLIVADKLRELMSASAEYAFSPDRLTDATHVTPDNRGVDRTLLFEGLARVCARACLSLGNLDFLFDTLYDKYEDYGIEAIFVGQMEDFIVSGELRSLPIPVVQRLVAFRRDRQEYAQAERIIWHVDPKSLDLDQALSLCLDRRLYDALIYVFNAALEDYVSPIIELLHPLRRAIGHRRRHQQSVTANSIQASDDPYALIRVTEAADLHQPDPTSDWELEEKDIEDAYRVFSYLSVLLTGNRYPSQEPFQEDEQASKAKSSIYSFVFSGGCTLWPPGPGGKLVLYGLDDDANPSNLREDGKDQVAEHEPIYPYLRLLLEFDAEAFLDALDLAFEDGFLDDEDVVGKRVSRQLIVDVLLELNNASLPERPDLAGNLVSRRSQDAKSPKMPLAARIFAHIFVARNAPKYPQFIRLSQQNVDLLLRSLACPSPMSRDAKEDLEAIESTHEDRELAAECLLSHYKPRLDDDWLDTFEKASFHRILRSVFRQEKKWDRLLGMYLRQHLQTGQSDPVDRNSGAEANAPGGDAFSHFEEVLFNAARKNTPERDVLQTRLHEQLSDHIIDLLDLDPLKTTGLLDRFFPGKHESVLRRLEQLDEKRLLLYLRCFFEPLHVSNDSALHVPFADRVDNEAGFNWTGIRAPGTATYIVDAVRANPEHLPRKEQDAYLDLLCRYDPETVVRNLDAKGADYFDLEQLVQLCRSRKTAIDGSRVAVNSDAVLWALDRLGQSNEAFEELDTACARTADSLVYVASADSFGTDAAETVADELLGDVRRCVNVAVRLCIERANAYGGDEETDEEDSGTRKRGKRAEKRLDTDEVWYRLLRSLVRLVHDVAHLGVADNHQGERYNGSRPKKLLDGVRDIVQDTLSDLISSTAAEAVSFPALFRRLTGSDNGRTSAAGSKAIKAESQAGVAEYYAEIRSVLDGMLSAYHLRSEVLAITNKLFDRDTFHQFRRLHMQRKHGWRPAGGTSTRCAGCDVLVIGPRRGVSTFYPVALYENGTNILPGSPEAGKEAETEDVRRTAFQPSRSTSFTSVAETRRSSGGVQLGSMLSPPASLLQPHRRRAKSPYDEKAAPLASPRIDKGKGVVRSASSEFSRINGDHAVLGKGKANRRHASEGGEGELHEVDGYFASEFTDRPSWSTQRPTGQSSAVMTRSNSVASSAGVSLRINDALADAQQHLEATEEDADGTLTQEHFGQAASADSAHLNAATLSSDEMQRETDVVEGGIEAERIVVQKSGRVYHQRCWQRLHA; encoded by the exons ATGGAACACAAAGACTCTGCTGACTTGAATCCTTGGGGTGCTGAGCCGTCGTATGCTCAGCGCCTCTCGTCCTATCAGGCCGAACAGGATGCTGACTACCATCAACAGCTGGACGACCTCCTCAATTCGCCCAAAGCATCCCGATTTAGCGTTCCGCATGACGCCAGCACCAACAACGGCACTTTCCTCAACGGTAATCATGTGCAccaccaagacgacgacaatgacaacgacgacgactttgtCTACGATGGTatcgatgcagcagctgcgcctTCTGCATGGACGCCCGACGATAGCACCGTCTCGAGCGAAATGAGCTCGGATACGTACAgcgccaagctcaaagacatcctcggcagcgatgatgacgacgccgGTCGAGACCAACATGCTGATCTCACGATTGAACGGCCTGCTCGCTCCTCGATCACCTCTCCGTCCTCACCGACAACTCAGAAGGCACCCGTACTCCAAGTTGATGCCGACACAAGTTCCAACACAACACCTCGCCATACAGATCAAGCCCCCAGTGACGATAGTTTCTCCTTCAGATACCCACATCCGCTACCCAACGATGTCAGCTTCGACACCAGATCATCTACCTCATCCCAGCGCCACCGAATCCCATCTCAGCCGTCATCTTTGCGCATCTTGACGCCCAGATCCACTTCTGGCATCGGCTTCTCACTGCTACGACAGTCTAGCACCATGGCGTCTTCATCAACTCCACAACGCCCCATGGCCTACCCGTCCATCTCTCGACTGCGTGCATCCATGGGCCGCGCTACCGGCTCCTCGTTCGCACTACCCAAACATCTTAACGACGTGTCTGGAGCATCTTCAGCCCATCTCCCTGGCACGCCTTCAGTGCCGTCGTCACCACGAAAAGCTCGCTCACCGCTGCCGTTCGAATTTACCGCCAACGGCCTCTCGGCAGCGGCTGCCGCTGCCCATTCAtccaaggacgacgatgcaagTCGTTCCGCCATCGCAGAGTCTTCCATTACGCAGCGATCCAGACAAAGTTCTTACTCAACTAGTGTTAGTGGCTCGATCTTCGGCCAAAACAAgcctcgtcgctctcgtgCTTCGTTTCCCTATGGCGGTACATCCAACGGGCCGTTAGTGCCGACAGCACAGAGCGCCACATCGCTC CATTTTCGTCACCAATGCAAAGTCGAGTCCCGACGCTGCCATCCTGTACCCACTGTGCTTGCTGTGGCCGGCGGTCTCATCGCTGTCGGTACTCGGGGTGGTAGATCGATGGTCTGCGATtttgcgcagcagccaatAGCTTCGTGTGGACACGACGGAGGAAATCATGGCGATCCTGTCACCGCTCTCGCCTTTTCCTCTGACCATTCGTTCCTTGGTGTCGGCCACGCCTCGGGCAACATTTTTCTTTACGATCTATCGAGTCCGGGACGTGCCGCTCGTCATGTACCCCCAGTACCCTTGTCATCTGTCAAGGCAGGCAAAAAGGAAGGCCATCTATCCGGATCAGCCATCGTGCACATTGGCTTCATCGGCCTCCGCCACACTGCCATCGTCACCGCTGACATTAAAGGCCTTGCCTTCTACCATGCCCTCGGCAAAATCCTTGGCGTCAGCTCCAATGACACCCTCCGTCTACTTGGCAAGTATCCGCAATACGAGCACGAAGATgagcttggccttggcgaCACCAAGAAACGCAACACAATCTTTCAGCTCAGTCCGTTGCCTCTTGGACCGCGGCCACATTCGGCCGATGAAACAAGCTTCATCGCCATGATTACGCCTACAAAAATGGTGCTCGTCGGCCTTAAGCCTTCTCCTCGCACGTGGTACCGCAAGGTCAACCGTGCACAGCCGACAGAGAAGCAGGACATAGCTGCACCGGTGAATGAGCAGCCAGTTCAAGAACCGAGCTGCCTCGCCTGGTATCCAGCCTCAACAGAGACGGATGGCAAGCGCAGGCGACAGACCAATCCGATCCTCGCTTTCTCGTTTGGAGCCACCCTGCATCTTGTGCGCTTGAAGGTCAAGAGGGTGGATCAGCCACCGGATCCAAGAAACCCTCGTTCTACTAATGGTGCCGGAGCCGGATCCGGATCCAATGTCGTGGGCGAAGAGGTCGATCCAGTCGAACTTACTGGCGAGAATGGCATCGAAGAGCCTGATCACATTGTCGCGCTGCAATGGTTCAGCCCtgatctgcttctgctcaCCACAACTTCAGGCCTTGCACTCTTTGACTGTCGTGCTGGCAAAGTGACCGAACGTATGAGGGGTGGTAGTGCATCCGCGATATTGGCCAAGACAGTCGAGCAACGCTATTATGATGCTGTTCTGCTCGGCAAGCACTACGATCCACATACAGAGACACAGGACAATCACACCAACTCAAACGGAACAAATAGAGTCCGTTCTTGGGCCCTTAATCACAGCGTACGCATTTCAAAGGGGCGATGCTTCTTTTTGACCGAGTCGGACCTCGTAGTAGGTACTCTTCTCTCCTGGGCAGACCGATTGCTTCTCTACGTTGTCCAAGGCGACTTTTTGTCTGCCATCGAGCTGGCTACTCTCTTCCACCAAGGCAAATTCTTGGGTTCCGCTGTCGGCCTGCCATCCGATCCCAACGAGCGCActctcatcgtcgctgacAAGCTTCGCGAGCTCATGTCTGCATCTGCGGAGTATGCCTTCTCGCCGGACCGGCTCACCGATGCCACGCATGTAACGCCAGATAACCGGGGCGTTGATAGAACCTTGCTCTTCGAGGGTCTCGCTCGCGTCTGTGCACGTGCCTGTCTCTCACTTGGCAACCTCGACTTTCTCTTTGACACTTTGTACGACAAGTACGAGGACTATGGTATCGAAGCCATCTTTGTTGGCCAGATGGAGGACTTTATCGTGTCGGGTGAGCTTCGCTCTCTACCCATTCCCGTCGTCCAGAGATTGGTCGCCTTCCGTAGAGACAGGCAAGAGTATGCTCAGGCAGAGCGTATCATCTGGCATGTCGATCCAAAATCGCTCGATTTGGACCAAGCTTTGTCACTGTGTCTAGACAGGAGGCTCTACGACGCTTTGATTTATGTGTTCAATGCTGCTCTGGAGGATTATGTTTCGCCAATTATTGAGCTGTTGCATCCGTTGAGGCGCGCTATTGGTCATCGGCGAAGGCATCAGCAGAGCGTTACGGCAAATTCCATTCAAGCAAGTGACGATCCATATGCCCTCATCCGCGTCACGGAGGCGGCAGATCTGCATCAGCCAGACCCAACCTCAGACTGGGAGCTGGAGGAGAAAGATATCGAGGATGCCTACCGAGTCTTTTCGTACCTTTCCGTCCTTCTGACAGGCAACAGATACCCCAGTCAAGAGCCTTTTCAGGAGGACGAACAGGCGAGCAAGGCCAAGAGCTCCATCTATTCTTTTGTCTTTTCTGGCGGCTGCACGCTGTGGCCTCCAGGCCCTGGCGGAAAACTGGTACTCTACGGactggacgacgacgcgaACCCCAGCAATCTTCGCGAAGACGGGAAAGACCAGGTTGCAGAGCACGAACCGATCTATCCGTATCTTCGATTGCTGCTCGAATTCGACGCTGAAGCTTTCCTCGATGCACTCGACCTCGCCTTCGAAGACGGTTTCctggacgacgaagacgtgGTAGGGAAGCGCGTCAGCAGGCAGCTTATTGTTGATGTTTTGCTTGAGCTGAACAATGCGTCGCTCCCCGAAAGACCCGACTTAGCAGGCAACTTGGTGTCACGTCGCTCGCAAGATGCGAAATCGCCCAAGATGCCGTTGGCCGCACGCATCTTTGCCCACATTTTTGTCGCGCGCAATGCGCCCAAGTATCCGCAATTTATCCGCCTTTCACAGCAGAATGTCGATCTGCTtttgcgctcgctcgcgtGCCCCTCTCCAATGAGTAGGGATGCAAAGGAGGATCTGgaggcgatcgagtcgacACACGAGGACCGAGAATTAGCAGCCGAGTGTCTTCTTTCACACTACAAGCCGCgactcgacgacgactggCTGGACACGTTCGAGAAAGCCTCATTCCATCGGATCTTGCGATCTGTCTTCCGCCAGGAGAAGAAATGGGATCGGTTGCTTGGGATGTACCTTCGACAGCATTTGCAGACAGGCCAGTCTGACCCTGTTGATAGGAACAGCGGAGCTGAAGCCAACGCCCCAGGTGGTGATGCCTTTTCCCACTTTGAAGAGGTACTGTTCAACGCGGCGCGCAAAAATACTCCGGAAAGGGACGTGCTTCAGACTCGACTGCACGAGCAACTTTCCGATCACATTATCGACCTGCTTGACCTCGATCCGCTCAAGACGACTGGGTTGCTGGACAGATTCTTTCCGGGCAAGCATGAGTCGGTGCTGCGTCGATTGGAGCAGCTGGATGAAAAGAGGTTATTGCTGTACTTGCGTTGCTTTTTCGAGCCGTTACATGTCAGCAATGATAGTGCACTCCACGTGCCTTTCGCAGACCGCGTTGACAATGAAGCGGGTTTCAACTGGACCGGCATTAGGGCACCAGGCACAGCGACGTACATTGTCGATGCAGTTCGAGCCAATCCAGAGCATCTGCCACGCAAAGAGCAAGATGCATATCTTGATCTCTTGTGTCGATATGACCCGGAAACCGTGGTTCGCAACCTCGATGCCAAGGGTGCCGACTACTTCgaccttgagcagcttgtgCAGCTGTGTCGAAGTAGGAAGACGGCGATCGATGGTAGCAGAGTTGCAGTCAACAGCGATGCTGTTCTGTGGGCGCTCGATCGCCTTGGACAATCCAACGAAGCCTTCGAAGAGCTGGACACGGCGTGTGCCAGGACAGCTGATTCGCTGGTCTATGTGGCCTCAGCGGACTCGTTCGGTACCGATGCAGCGGAGACAGTTGCGGATGAATTGCTAGGGGACGTAAGGAGATGTGTCAACGTCGCTGTGCGGCTGTGTATCGAGCGAGCCAATGCATATGGTGGAGACGAGGAGACTGACGAGGAGGACAGTGGTACACGAAAGCGAGGAAAGCGAGCAGAAAAGCGATTGGATACGGACGAAGTGTGGTATCGCCTTCTTCGAAGTCTCGTCCGACTGGTTCATGATGTTGCTCATCTCGGTGTCGCCGACAACCATCAGGGTGAACGCTACAACGGGTCTCGCCCTAAGAAGTTACTCGATGGCGTTCGTGATATTGTCCAAGACACACTCTCGGACCTCATCTCGTCCACCGCGGCTGAAGCCGTCTCCTTCCCCGCACTCTTTCGCCGACTTACCGGTTCGGACAACGGCAGGACATCTGCAGCCGGCAGTAAGGCGATCAAAGCAGAATCGCAAGCTGGTGTAGCTGAGTACTACGCCGAGATCCGATCTGTACTGGATGGTATGCTATCCGCCTACCACTTACGATCGGAGGTGCTAGCCATCACGAATAAGCTTTTCGATCGCGATACGTTCCATCAGTTTCGCCGCTTGCACATGCAGCGGAAGCACGGCTGGCGCCCTGCAGGGGGCACGAGCACTCGATGCGCCGGGTGTGACGTACTTGTCATCGGACCACGACGAGGTGTTTCCACCTTCTATCCCGTCGCATTGTACGAAAATGGCACGAACATACTCCCCGGCTCACCAGAAGCAGGAAAAGAAGCGGAGACCGAAGATGTGCGAAGGACGGCATTCCAACCCTCGCGTAGCACGTCTTTCACGTCTGTCGCTGAAACAcgtcgcagcagcggtggtgTTCAGCTCGGCTCGATGCTATCGCCTCCGGCATCGCTGTTGCAGCCACATCGGCGCCGAGCCAAGTCGCCGTACGACGAGAAGGCTGCGCCGCTCGCTTCACCGCGTATCGACAAGGGCAAAGGTGTCGTACGGTCCGCTTCATCTGAATTTTCACGCATCAACGGCGACCATGCGGTGCTCGGTAAGGGCAAAGCGAATCGTAGACACGCAAGCGAAGGTGGGGAAGGAGAACTACACGAAGTGGATGGCTACTTTGCCAGCGAGTTTACGGATCGTCCTTCGTGGTCTACTCAGCGGCCGACTGGACAAAGCAGCGCCGTCATGACGAGGTCGAACAGTGTAGCAAGTAGTGCTGGTGTTTCGCTACGCATCAACGATGCGCTTGCCGATGCACAGCAGCACTTGGAAGCAACTGAGGAGGATGCAGATGGAACGCTGACACAAGAGCACTTTGGACAGGCTGCGAGCGCGGATTCAGCGCATTTGAACGCAGCTACGTTGTCGTCGGATGAAATGCAACGCGAAACGGATGTGGTCGAGGGCGGGATCGAGGCGGAGAGGATCGTGGTTCAAAAGTCAGGGCGCGTGTACCACCAACGTTGCTGGCAGCGTTTGCATGCTTGA